The following nucleotide sequence is from uncultured Draconibacterium sp..
TTGAATTTAAAGTAGATGGATTTGTACAGGAAATTCTGAATATAAAAAGAAAATTTACTGAAAGTGAATTAAACGATGCACTGGAAAATTACCTGACATCGGTTAATCAGATAGCTGAAAATGAAAACAGGAAATTAAATCCATACACACAAATTCGTTATTGCCTGTACCTGTTCGACCGCAACTTGTTTTCAGGAATATTATCTGACTATCAAAAAAATACCGTCTTGCTAATTAAATGATGCCTATTTTTTCCCGGATAAATTCACTTTTATCATATCCGTAGTTGGCCCATTATATCCATTACCTTTAGAAAAGTTCAAATACAAGAAATAGATGCAGGTAACAGTAAACAGAAAGGACACTAAATTTTACCCCGATGCCTCCAGAAAAATTGCAAGGTTTCTATACACCGGAGACGAAAGAGCAATAAGTACTATCCGCTCGGTACTTGAGATGTCCGGGGATCTGGCATCACAAACATTAAGTGCGGTACTAAGAGATTACTCACTGCGGCATCGGAATATCTCTAAAATCTTTGAAAAGCATTTTAAATGGGTTGCTCATCTTTTAAAACAGCTGGAAATTGAACCCGACTCACTTGAGCTTTCACAAAAAATACTTATTGGATCCTATTTCACGATGGAATATTCCATCGAGGCAGCTGCTTTTTTTAATCCTTCAATTGTCGAACATCCCGACCAGTCGGAAACCGGAATGGAAGAAAAAAGAGTCATCCTGAGTTTCAGGGCTACCGGCGAAGGTCATATTTCATCCATTGTTTTCAGAACAGGGGTGATGGATAAAAACAATAATTTATCGCTTGAACCTGTTGGAAAGATGTTGGAAGAAGCAGAACACATCCGACGGCATGTGTATGATAAAAAATCATTTTGTTCCAAACTAAATGAAATGAAGGATATCCATGCCATAATTCCTTCGGGATTGATTTTGGACAAGTTAAACGATAAATTTACCTACGGCGAACTAAGAGATTGTATAAAGGAAGCCCGAAAATCATTGCACCTTACAGGCGAGAAAGACATTTTATTCAAGCAGATAACCTGGCTGGCTTCATCACATTATGAACTTGAATTTTCACTGGATACCAATATTTCCGAGCGTGTCATCTTTCCGGTGTCGGTTAATGAAAGAAATGGAATTGAAGATGCCCGTTTTGTTAGGTTTACTGACGACGATGGGTCGTCTGTATATTATGCAACTTACACGGCTTACGACGGTGCTACCGTACTACCGAAAATGCTTGAAACCAAAGATTTTTATCATTTTAGGATAATGCCTTTTCATGGCGAAATTGCACAAAACAAGGGAATGGCACTTTTCCCACGTAAAGTAAACGGGAAATATGCCATGCTTTGCAGGTTAGACGGCTATAACAATTATATTGCTTTCTCAGATAATATTTCAATCTGGCGTAAAGCCACATTATTACAACAACCTAAATTTCCCTGGGAATTTGTTCAAATTGGGAATTGCGGCTCACCCGTTGAAACACCCGAAGGCTGGTTGGTAATTACCCATGGCGTGGGGCCAATGCGTGAGTATGCCTTGGGAGCCTCGTTACTTGATCTTCAAAATCCGGAGAAAGAGCTTGGTAGATTAAAATCACCACTTTTAATGCCTAATGCCACTGAAAGAGAAGGATATGTGCCGAATGTGGTATACTCCTGCGGTTCGATGATTCATAATGACGATTTGATAATCCCTTACGCAATGTCAGATTATGCATCTACCTATGCAACTGTAAACCTAAAAGAACTGCTGAACGAATTAAAAAAACAAAGTATCCAGGCGCAATAAACAGGCCCGTTAAATTTCCCTGGTTATCATCCAAACAATACCCTCATAATGTGTGAATCATGTAACTCTTGTCCTTAATTGTGTAATACTTTTTAGAGCCGTTTCCTGTATATTTATGTAAATATTATCTGTAAAAGGATTTCAAAATTTTAATGTCATGAAATATTTAACATATATTATAGCAGCATTACTTCTGATTTTATGGAGCGTCATGGTTTATGGTTTTAATTCCCCTCCGCGAATTATTCATTTACTTATCCCGATAGCCGCAATTATAATACTGCTTCGAATTTTTTATTCTAAAAAATTATCGAAAAAGAATTTATAAAAGATGAATGCAAAATTTGATATAAATGAATGGCGAATAATAAAGGAAAAGCTTAGAAATAAATATCCTGAATTAACTGAGCTAGATGTAAATTGGGGACACACATCAAGAGATAATATGTTAGAAATTATTTCTACGAAAGTAGGTAAAACGAAACTTGAACTTATTAATGAAATTGAATCGCTCTAAAATTTGTTACGTAGGGGAAGTCAAACTATAAAAAATATGCAAAACACGCATACATATAATAATTAAAACAATGAACAAAGGAACAGTAAAATTTTATAATGATCTAAAAGGATTTGGATTCATTAAAGATGACGATTCATCAAAAGAATACTATGTAAACTCTTCAGGATTGAAAGAAAATATCCAGGAAAATGATAAAGTATCTTTTGATTTGGAATAAGGGAAAAAAGGTTTTAATGCTGTTAATGTTAAACTATCATAGCTTAAAATATATTCGCATTTTAAATTTAGTCCCGCGTAACGCGGGATTTTTTTATACCAGTTTTAAATCCGAACGGTGAAATTCTTCATAAGCCTGCAAAACGGTTAAATGCGAGATTAAATAAGCCAGTGAACTTTCTGCTCCCTGGTTTCGGTTTACCCCATAACTTTCAAATCCATCGCAACAACCTTTTGTTTCAAAATCATACAAACTCATTCGCAAATCATTTTCACCCAAAAACCATAAAAACGAAGTGTAAAGTTTATTGAGATAATCTTTGTCTTTTGTAACAAAATATGCCTGATGGTACATTAATACCATTGCCATTGCATCAATAGGCTGCTGGGCAAAAACAGAACGTTCCCCTTCTTTTTTGTACCACTTTTCATTTCCAATGATTGACAGGTAGTTATCCTTGAGGGTGTGGGCGGTCAGGAAGTTCATCGATTCAATAGCTATTTCTGTAATATGAGGATCATTCAGTATCGGAGCAGCATGTAAAAGCGACAAGGGCAAAATGCCGTTATCATAAGCCAGTAAAGCTTCAAACCAGTTCCAATCGTCAGTCTGGTTTTCTTTATAATGCCTGATTAACACATTTGCGAGATTTCTCAATCTCTCGGTCATGGAATCGTCTGACGGATTACTTTTCAGGTAATAACTAATTCCGATCATTGTATTGGCAATGCCACGGATGGATTGCAATTTTTCAAAATTGGCTGATGCATCAAAAAATACCAATTTGCCGGTTTGGTAGTACGCATCATTGGGAGCATTTCCCAGTAAGTATCCCAACGCCCAGATTGTTCTGCCAAATGAATCTTCTGAGCCGGTTTCGTCCAAGAAATTCCGGTTAAAACTTAAAAAATTTCGGAAAGTCCCGTTTGCGTTTTGCATATAATGGATGTAGCTTAAATAAATGGGCGATAATTCCAA
It contains:
- a CDS encoding glycoside hydrolase family 130 protein, encoding MQVTVNRKDTKFYPDASRKIARFLYTGDERAISTIRSVLEMSGDLASQTLSAVLRDYSLRHRNISKIFEKHFKWVAHLLKQLEIEPDSLELSQKILIGSYFTMEYSIEAAAFFNPSIVEHPDQSETGMEEKRVILSFRATGEGHISSIVFRTGVMDKNNNLSLEPVGKMLEEAEHIRRHVYDKKSFCSKLNEMKDIHAIIPSGLILDKLNDKFTYGELRDCIKEARKSLHLTGEKDILFKQITWLASSHYELEFSLDTNISERVIFPVSVNERNGIEDARFVRFTDDDGSSVYYATYTAYDGATVLPKMLETKDFYHFRIMPFHGEIAQNKGMALFPRKVNGKYAMLCRLDGYNNYIAFSDNISIWRKATLLQQPKFPWEFVQIGNCGSPVETPEGWLVITHGVGPMREYALGASLLDLQNPEKELGRLKSPLLMPNATEREGYVPNVVYSCGSMIHNDDLIIPYAMSDYASTYATVNLKELLNELKKQSIQAQ
- a CDS encoding cold shock domain-containing protein; translated protein: MNKGTVKFYNDLKGFGFIKDDDSSKEYYVNSSGLKENIQENDKVSFDLE